The following DNA comes from Lepidochelys kempii isolate rLepKem1 chromosome 9, rLepKem1.hap2, whole genome shotgun sequence.
AGCCTGAAGCTTTGTTTTGGTTACCAAATGGATGCAGGAAGTCAACAAGACCAGATAAACTGTCCCAGTACATAGCTCTGCTAATTGCTACCATCACTAGATTGACAGAGCTGGATTGAAATAGTATCAACTAAGAGCAAAGTTAAAATTCATTGCTGTTTATTCCTATGGCTACAATGTATAGATGTAGGCCTCAGACTATCAACTGGCTGTAGAAAGTCCATTTTTTAAGAACTGGGAAAATTTGTTGTTAGTTGAATTCCATTAAGAAGTCTTGTCACTTCACAAAGTGAGGGAATTTCAGTCAACTGCCATTTGTAACAATCCTTAACTGTAGTTCTCACTTCTGCCTCTTAGAATCCTGTCAAACATACTGCAGATAGTAAGTAGCGCAAAGTACTTGCTTTTATATCTGaaggaaaaaagaacaaaacaaaaaccaaacaaggGACAGGCATTTTGAAATGGTTTACTTAAGCCAACAGTTGGCTAGCTACCTCAGTTTGCCAATTTGGAAGAGTAAGAGTTTAAACATCATTTTGCTGTAGATTTCTGCATCTGGTGGTTCAATGTCTTCTCATGtcaatatacaaaaaaaaaaaaaagcactcattTGTAGACAGGGTAGTAAGTATAGTCCAAGGGTATATCAGTAACGTGAggtacaagaaaaataaatatgtaactTGAAAATTGATTACTATAATTCTTagaatattttatttgtgtttcagTAATATGGGATTTAGGACTTCAAACCCACTGACCTATACTTAAAGGATACTCTGCCATTATGTCTGCTGCAGTCAAAACCTCATATCAACACAAGGTATGAAGAGCTGGCATTATAGGTATTTATAAGTGCATTGTACAAAGCAATTTGAATAACTAGTCTACTGAAAGGGAATCATTTTTCAATTACAGGAGTGAGGGAAATTTACTGGACAATCCAAATAGTCAATAAATCCAGATGTGGTCTTATTCTTTTTAATTCTCAGTGAAAGAAATTGAACTGTTAAAGTTTTCTGCTGAAGCTCATATTAAGGCAACAGGAAAATACTCTTAGGATTTGTTATTCCTCTTTTTTGCTCTACTAATTTAGTCCTCAGTTAACATCAGAAGTGGGAAGAACAACAAGAAAATCAGGACTGCTGGAGCTTCCATTTTGTTTACTATCTTGCTTGTGCAGAAGTATGCAACAACTCAGAGTAGCTGATAAATCCTGTATAAACTGCTTTTGTATAAAACTATGTGAAAACAATTTATGAGTatttattcaaataaaaatgtaagctttgcatttttttttgccagagttATAGCAAATGAATTTACCTGCAGAGGTGTTCACAGGGTTAACATCAGAGACTATTTGGAGAAAATCAAATTTCAACTTCTATTAGCATAGCTAGTGTAACAAGAGCAGCACTGTGCTCCACCTACTGTCAGTTGTCCACATCTCTTAAGAGGCAACCAGAGCTTAAAACACAGCACCTTATGCAGATAAAGATCAGATTGCGGACTACCGTTTTTCcattccacccctctcccccctcacTTCTTCCTGAGGCTGGGGAGACAGGACTTGTGTGTTTCTGCTGGACTCTATCTGTGCTTAAATTCACAACCATTACTGCAAAGCATGTGAGACTCTCTCTGATAGTTAGCTGCTACCACATACAGTAAGAGAAGTACAATCCTCCATCATTGATCAATTTAACCTTTCTCATATCTCCTCCTCAGTTACACTTGCACTATGAAAATGTTCTCAAATCAAGGAGTAAGGACAGAATGGATGCAATTAGTTTACAGTAACTTCAGAGACTTGAGTGGTGGtgaattccttcccaacctctaCTAAGGGAAAATATGGAATTCTTTTGACAAACAACAATTAGACTGTTGGTGGTTGTTCTCAACACTGGTCTTTCATACAGTGATAGAATGATGAGCAAACAGCCAGACTTACGGGCCTACTGTTAGGTTGGCACAGTTGATATATATAGCAAAGCATACCATTCCTTCAATAAGTTACCATATTTCTGAGCTCATGAAGAATACAGATTTGATGGAAGTGGAAGTTCTCGTTATGCCAAAGAACTTTTATAGAACAGGGAGTGAAAATACAGCCTTACACTGCACCTCAACAGTTATCACTCTTAACTTGGGAGAGCCATCTCTGGGAGATAACAGTTCACTCTTAATAACTGAAAGCATTTACCTCTACTCATAACTGTCAGCTAGGGTGCCAACTGCAGTAGTTTGTCATCAAGATTTATccaacacaactacaaaatggtcACACTTCATAGTGTTTGCATGATGCCTGCTGCAATTTCTGTGCGcgcatacatttttaaagaactGTTTTCTATTTATTTGAAAGAGATCCCTAAAATTTCTTATAGCTAACGCTTGCTGACATATACAATAAGCACAGACAACTCTGATATGCTGACAAATAGCAAAAACTCGTTATTCAGTTCCATGAATGCCAAGATTGGAAATTGCTATCTGAAGCACCAACTGAAAGTTTAAAAACACAGTATTCATATCAtaaatgaaagattaaaaaaaaaagacaaaaacaacaaaaaaaccccacacaccaaCACATTTAGTAGGGAACATCAAATTGTTTCTCTTCACTACAATGGCACCTGTGGTCACAAGAGATTCTGCAGTACTTCTCATAAAAATGAAACTCAGCGTCTGGGCTAAATTCCAATTCTGGTAGTTGGATTCTGACTGGAGAATGTAAGCAGGCagtcatttttttaattatagaTCTTCACTTCCTCTCCTAAAAACACTTAAGCATTACTTCTGCAAACAGATTATTAGAGAGAATAAGGAAAGAAATAGCTAAAGTAGCTATCTATGGAGTACTGTAGAACTTATTGGGATGAAAGAAGCTTGATAAACCTACAGTATTTGATCAGAAGAATCTAGAAGGGaaagccaggggaaaaaaaaaaagcacgtgCATCCCTTAGGGACACCATCaataacaattttttatttttctgtctgttacaGCTAAAGACTTCAGTGAAAAGTCTAAAATAGGATTTAATTGTTTACTTTCTTCATTTGACAGCACCTTTGTCCACTTTCCCCACTGCTCAAGAGACCCTCATAAAACAAGGGAGCAAAGACCCTTACAAAGTATATATGAATTTTAAAGAGTTCTCAGGACACTTCAAACACTATGCCGTGGAAAACTGAGACTTAAAGTtagctaattttaaaaagtattcagGTCcacaatttccttttaaaaagatttGTAAATCATGACTGCATCTCATTTTTGAAGGAAATGTTATTGAAAGTTACTTTTAAATTGGTTATATAATCTTAttttatctaaaaaaaaattcatgtatTCATTGGTGCTGACCTCATACAATTTGAAATAAAGATGTGTTAGCATCTGTATGCCATTTGGTATGGCTGATTTTTGTTCATTGAAATTTAGTTCTATTTTAACTGCGCTTTTCAAAAACTATTTTCATCATGGAGACAGGAGGAGGAACACTGATCTACTCGAAGACACTCATTGCTTGAGACAGGACTTGCCCATATTTGGTTTTTGCATACACCTATAGATATTCCTTCAGCTCTACTTAGGTGAGATCCTCTGATTTGAGAGACTGAAAACATTAAGCTCTGCAGCTGTGGTGGAGTTAGAGAAGTCCTAGTAGACTTaagaacaaagagaaaagaggGACAGTATTCAACAACAGTACAATTCAAGCACTGTCTATTGGTATCTATTTGCATAATCCTTTATGCATTACTCAGGGTGCATATTATATGCTCTattccaaaagaaaaataaagagaccCTTATCAAAGTTATGTTAATGCCAATGCAAGATTTTGTTCTTATACTATGAATGAGGCCTCAAGAGCTCAGTTTTACTAATTATAATACTTTATTAGCAACAATTAGCACGCTATACAAATAAGCCATTTAACTAAATAGAGAGATATACTCCATGAAGAGTCCTTACAATCAGGTTTTCAACAGTCTAGCTGCTGTAGCTGACAGTTCACAATTGCAGCCATTCATTAGAGTTCCTGGAATATAGCCTGTGCTGTTCACATTGGTCAGCTATCTCTGGAAAATGATCTGTGCTCTGCTCCTTTTCCAACATGCCTGGTAATATTTTGCTCCAGAAGTCTGCCAAACATGTAGGAGGTTTGAACAAGCTCTCTCAATAATGTATTCTTTTAAGAGTGGCAACATATTTTTTCAAGTGCCAAAACACAGTCCTAAGCTAGCATGTAAATTTGGACCCAACAGACAGCTTCACGATTTGAGTATCCACCTTTCCGCACctctaccaaaacaagacattaTATTTCAGAAGTCCAATTTAATTGGACTATTTCACTAGATTATTAAGATCTGCAACTTCATTTCACCAAGAACTTTAATttgtactatttttaaaaattaaaaatgaaagaccagctggaattttctttttaaattttgacattttcttcaTTTCCCCAACATATATGGGGATTTCAACACTTAGATCTAGCATACTGACTAAATGTACTATTTCCTCCATCCTCAAATATCATTGCATTTTATTCAGTCCACTGACTTAATTTGGAGAAGGGAACCAAAACTGTTTGTTATGCAAGTTATGAGACGTATCTGCAGTCTAAAGCATTTTCCCCTCTTTGTAAAAGCATCTGCTAAAATCagtaaggttttttgttttttaaatctttgttgCATACCAACATTTCTCTATCCCTCGCTCCTGACATCTGAGCTTCACTGACTAATCATTTCCTCATTATTCACTGGGTCAACAGTAGGACTAGCTACAATtgattttttcaaaatcttgtaaaagaaaaaatattaagtaAGGGTTACCAAAAAACAGATCCAAACTACAGGCTGCTTGTCACCTTACAAGAAACATTTTAGATCTGGTGTATATAGTCCATCAGTAACAATACACCTTAAGACACAGTTTCATACTGTCTGCACAGATGCTACGTCACTCTGCATACAAATTAAAGTTTGTATGAATCCTATCCATcccattttaactttaaaaacagTTACATTTAAATATGTAACAGCTTACAAAATAAATAGAAACCCTGTATATGCAGGGCTACATATGAACCATTGAAAGACCAACATTTgagattcttttaaaaagttacctaTATAATGAATTTATTCTTTTGTCAAACTACAAGTGCTGTAATTTAATCAGAGGTATCAAACATCCAACCATTTGATGTATTTACATGAACCATAATGATCAAATGATACGAAaattaaatgttcatttttagaagtttctagcccttatggttgcaaaaaaaaaaaatccttcaaatcCTGCACTGTGCCAAGTGTAAACTAATAGTGTTAGCTTCCcgagtctgcaggcagcctgaaacaatgaTTCAAAGTGTAAATGCTAAAAACTTATTAATTTCAATCACACTGTCAACTCTAAGCCCAATTATGACATTTCAAGGTCAaactatttcattgctgatcattttagcagtaAAATGGGTGCAAGTGAAGCCCACAGTAGGTTGGAATTTAAGTTCCTGAGAAGGAAAAACTGAACCAAGAAAACAGAGGAAAACATTCAAAacggaaagaaagagaaaggaagaagaaaaatagcAGTGGTCCTGAAAGCAAACATGGTTTTCCTACCAAGTGATAACGAATGCAATAAGAAGGTACTGAACAAATAGCTAAGCACTGGTTTACTACACAAGGGCCATTCATATTTTCCCCTGGACTTTTTCTGTAGTTTGAGGGAAGCAGGCTGTCCTAAATTTATACTCTAGCCCATGTACCATGATTTAAATGGAAATTTGGCCCCCTCCACTGAATGACTGACACCAGCGTTAGACTATATAACACTCCAAGCCTAATTCTCTCCGCTATGCAGTCTCCACTGTAGTCCATTGTACTATACTGTGTTAACTGAAGGCAGATTTTGACCCTCCAAAATTTaaactttacatttaaaaaaatctgagttgTTACAAAAAGACTGCTCGGAAAAAAAGGGATCCATCAGCGTCTAGCTTGCTGACTGTTCTAGGCGACCTGTAAATAGGGTTAAGATTCACAAGAAATGCTCCACTGGCAAGGATAAAGGCATTCAACATAAAGTTTACCTCTTTTAGGTCCCCTGAATTCAGTCTTCTCCTGTTAATATTGCCCCAACATATAAAATGCTTGTGAATGTACATTCATGGAAGGCCACTGAAGCACGGAACTGGCCTACTTGGGACAAGAGTGAACTGTATTCAGTTAAAGGCACCCTGTCAACTTCAGATCTCATCAATTACCTGGAATTACTTCCATTTTTGTATTATATGCaacttccaccccccacccccacttccccagcaacttcttccttcccttctcccattAATATTTTCCTAgggttttttttggaaaaaaaaagtttctcttctgtgttgctgcatgaaagacacacacaaacagggaAAGCATCTGCACAGGAGAAACAGTAACATTATCTGTACAAAGAGTGCTGTGAAACAAAGTAAACAAGTCCTGTTCAGTTATGGCATTTGTACACAAAGACAAATCTTGTGCTTTCTTATGCGAACTGTATAAGATTTTGCAAGTTATTTAATTTCTTAGGCCTCAAGCATGCAAACTGTCCCATATGGACTGACTCctacacagagccccactgaaatctCTACCTCTATAGCTGTATGCTATAACAGCTTGAAGGAATGGGGTCTTTGTTTATAGGGTTCAAAAAGGCTTTAAACACCCACGCAATGAAGTATATCCAGTACTTTACCTTCACTAAAAGCTAGCCTCAAATTTCACAGGTTTCCTTGGTTAGTGCAACGTCATGGACGCTGAATATACTTTCATGTCACACCATGCAGAAATAAAAGATTGAGAAATATAGGCTCCTTAAGAGAAGCACAGAAATTGGGGTACTCAGCATAGAAACTAACACAGGAAAAGAGGATGTTTAGAATATAACTGTCAGTTCCTAGTTCTTATTTGCAGATTTACTTTTAGATAGGAATAACTAAAAGTTTCTGAACAAAGTATTTCtcccttaaaaacaaaatcttttgaAAAAAGGTACAGATAACGGTCTTCATTGCATTAGTACTATCTTGTTAAGCACTCCTACAGAGATTCCCAAAGAAGTTATGACATGAGGCAAGGAAGTTGAAGAGGCAGAAAAGGCATCCTGTAAGATTTCACTGTAGCAAAAGTGCTAAGGGAATATCCACAACAAATGTGAAGTCTTTTGGAAGTGTGGAAGCTATTTTGAGCTTTATGGTAGTCACTACAGTGACTTATAATAAAGTTAATCTTTTAAGGTAACAGACTTCCAAAGATCTGATAACTTTTAGTGTTTATCAACAAACAAACAGTCAGCAGTTCATAGTTTTGATAATGACTATAAGAATTTGTTCTACTTGTCATCAAACCCCTAAGCCCATTATACTGTGATTACACAGTACATCAGATTGTGCCTGGAGGAGTTTTCAGATTTTGTACCAACATATTTCACAGTTAATAACCTGATGCTGAAAcccctcccctttaaaaaaaaacaactggaaATCAGTGTTTTGGATTAAGCTCTTATGGATTTTAAAACTATACCTTATAAGAGAGCTGCTGAAATTATGCTCTACCTTCCCCCACATGAGAGCAAGTTTTTACTAGTACTACTCTGCACAAGCCAGATTTTTACATGTCAAAGCTTGGTACTTTTTTCTAGATGTGTGTACTGTTGCATGACATGTCTTTGAATgagaatatttttcattttgaaatggttATTCTGGTTCCCTAAAGAACGATAGGCATATTATACACATTTCTGTCTTCTTGTTCATAATAATCTGAACTGTAACAATGTATTTAGCTCCCTTTACATCACAAGGTTGCCCCACCAAGATCATTTTCAACCCTTAACGCACTCCTTTCCCTGAAAGCCTCCTTCAAATTCAGGCATATTAGATTAGTTTAGGTCACAGAACTTTACCCATCCAGCAAAACGTACAGCATaggtttttagtttgtttttttaaaatatgtatactTTAAGGAATATTAAGTCTATCTACAtcagaggaaaaagaaagaaaaaaacccaacactttgCAACTCACACAAATCAATTGATATAATGCTCTCACTGTACCCTTTACTAAAGTTAATAAGATATGACTGTTCCAGTCAATATTGCTTAACAAAATGATTCTCCATTATTGATTAAGTGAATGTCTACGAGGGGATAAGAGATTCCCTAAGAATGGTTATTCTAAAAGTAGAGAGAGGGTCACTTTTGTTCAAGTCACTGGACCACTATATGAAATAAATCCAAAAAAGCTTAAATTATGCTAATATATAAGTATTTTCCTAATTTATACTGCTATTGAACTTGATTTGTATGATCTTTGCAATCAGGGAAGATGGTTAATGCTAGTTCTCTTCAAATTAACCAAAACACATCACACATTGGGTGGTCTCTGGAGTAcagtggttttgttgttgttgtttttaactaCTACAATATAGCAATTAAGCCATTTTCTCCCACCTATTAGCAGTTGACAGCTTTGAAATGCATTCAAAGAGATGGGCTAAGAACTACTTcctcatatatatattttacacacacacacttacttgtTACCTGCCAACTACATGTAGGAGAACAAGTAGTTACATGAATTTTTAAAGTTATAATAAAATAGTTCATACCTGTCTTCATCACCATCAACAGGAATAGATATGCCAAATACAGAGCTTGCAAGACTGTTCATAGGAGTAGTTGCAGGTAAGTGAAGAGGATTCGTTAGAGTGTCTGGAATGGGAGGCTTCACAAGAGGCTTACTTTCAGCAATGAGAGAAAGTGGTGGCTGAGGTAGGGGTTCTGATTTTCTTCTAGTATCATCAATCTGGCCTACTAAAGGTTGAGTCTGACTCTGAAACTGTCCAAGGTTGGATTGTGGCAGATTTGTAAGTACATTAGTTGTGCCTTGCATTAGTGAAAGTCCAACATGTTGTTGAACCACACTGGTACTCCTACTGACAGATGTATGGCTGGTCAGCTGTGACTGAACTAAACTAACAGGGACATTTGGCATAGTAACAGAAGTGGTAGACACACTAGGCACACTTGTACCGGGCACAACTGCAGGCACATTCGGAACTCCAGACACTATAGCATGAGGAGCGCTAGGCATTCCAGACACTTGACTACTTCCACCCATTTGATGCGGAGTCATGGATTTCTGTTGCACAACCCCTGTATGTCCAATGCTTTGCTGCACCACACCTCCTGGTTGCGGTATGACAGTCTGACTAGGTGGGGTCTGGCCACTCTGCATCAATCCTGATCCCTGTCCCACTGCTTCACTAGGCTGTGGTGAAACTCCCATCATCGGTGCTCCAACAGGTGAAGGATTCTGGCCAGCCACCTGGCCCACAGGAAGGCTGGAAGCCCCAGTACTTGGAACAGAGCTTGTAGTAGCTTGTTGAATAGTTCCTTGACTCTGCATAACTGTCATGTGTTGCATGTATTCTGTCTGGCCAGAAGCTTGTGTTGGCAGTAGATGCACTGGTGGAATTTGGGGCTGAGGATAAGCAAATTGCTGAGGTTGAGTCACTGGTACATTTGCTTGCTGTACCTGCTGCTGTGACATGGGCATGGTCTGTTGGGCTACTGTTACATTCGGAGGTGGCATACCCTTCCCGTTAGGTCCCCCCTGTACAACACTTTGTGCATTTACCTGTGACTGGGTTTGCTGCGGCAGCACCACAGTCTGCTGACTTGTTACTGTAGCTCCAGAATACATTGGCTGAGCAGTACTTTGAGGAATGGCCCCGCCTatgggctgctgcagctgctgttgctGCCCAATGACAAAATTAGGTTGCTGTAAAGAGGGCTGGTTCATTTTCTCCGCCTGGAGCAGCTGTGACACAGCAGTAAGGGAGCTGTCAGCTAGCGACTCTGGGCCCTGTGCCGATGCTGGCACCGCTGACATTACCATGGAGCCCCCCGTGGCACCCAAGCCACTGTCTCTTTCCTGAGCAGCCTGCTCAAAGGTGCTGCTATGTCTAATGCAATCCCCAGTCCTGGCCAGGACGCCACTACTGTCCGAGTCCCGGTCGTAATATTCCATACACGTCCATCGTCCCCGCCTATACGGCTCCCCTGTAC
Coding sequences within:
- the TSC22D2 gene encoding TSC22 domain family protein 2 isoform X3; this encodes MSKMPAKKKSCFQITSVTTAQVASSITEDTESLDDPDESRTEDVSSEIFDVSRATDYGPEDVCERSSSEETLNNVGDAETPGAVSPNLLLDGQLAAAAAAAAPPPTAANGGAMPKSTAVPQVAAVQVPSAAAGGSSAQISAPGTMPQTTAAACSSRFRVIKLDHGTGEPYRRGRWTCMEYYDRDSDSSGVLARTGDCIRHSSTFEQAAQERDSGLGATGGSMVMSAVPASAQGPESLADSSLTAVSQLLQAEKMNQPSLQQPNFVIGQQQQLQQPIGGAIPQSTAQPMYSGATVTSQQTVVLPQQTQSQVNAQSVVQGGPNGKGMPPPNVTVAQQTMPMSQQQVQQANVPVTQPQQFAYPQPQIPPVHLLPTQASGQTEYMQHMTVMQSQGTIQQATTSSVPSTGASSLPVGQVAGQNPSPVGAPMMGVSPQPSEAVGQGSGLMQSGQTPPSQTVIPQPGGVVQQSIGHTGVVQQKSMTPHQMGGSSQVSGMPSAPHAIVSGVPNVPAVVPGTSVPSVSTTSVTMPNVPVSLVQSQLTSHTSVSRSTSVVQQHVGLSLMQGTTNVLTNLPQSNLGQFQSQTQPLVGQIDDTRRKSEPLPQPPLSLIAESKPLVKPPIPDTLTNPLHLPATTPMNSLASSVFGISIPVDGDEDS
- the TSC22D2 gene encoding TSC22 domain family protein 2 isoform X1 encodes the protein MSKMPAKKKSCFQITSVTTAQVASSITEDTESLDDPDESRTEDVSSEIFDVSRATDYGPEDVCERSSSEETLNNVGDAETPGAVSPNLLLDGQLAAAAAAAAPPPTAANGGAMPKSTAVPQVAAVQVPSAAAGGSSAQISAPGTMPQTTAAACSSRFRVIKLDHGTGEPYRRGRWTCMEYYDRDSDSSGVLARTGDCIRHSSTFEQAAQERDSGLGATGGSMVMSAVPASAQGPESLADSSLTAVSQLLQAEKMNQPSLQQPNFVIGQQQQLQQPIGGAIPQSTAQPMYSGATVTSQQTVVLPQQTQSQVNAQSVVQGGPNGKGMPPPNVTVAQQTMPMSQQQVQQANVPVTQPQQFAYPQPQIPPVHLLPTQASGQTEYMQHMTVMQSQGTIQQATTSSVPSTGASSLPVGQVAGQNPSPVGAPMMGVSPQPSEAVGQGSGLMQSGQTPPSQTVIPQPGGVVQQSIGHTGVVQQKSMTPHQMGGSSQVSGMPSAPHAIVSGVPNVPAVVPGTSVPSVSTTSVTMPNVPVSLVQSQLTSHTSVSRSTSVVQQHVGLSLMQGTTNVLTNLPQSNLGQFQSQTQPLVGQIDDTRRKSEPLPQPPLSLIAESKPLVKPPIPDTLTNPLHLPATTPMNSLASSVFGISIPVDGDEDSASGASVVAIDNKIEQAMDLVKSHLMYAVREEVEVLKEQIKELIERNSLLERENALLKSLSNNDQLSQLSTQQANPSSTSQLQTATAQPPQPAQPPQQPNVSSA
- the TSC22D2 gene encoding TSC22 domain family protein 2 isoform X2, whose translation is MSKMPAKKKSCFQITSVTTAQVASSITEDTESLDDPDESRTEDVSSEIFDVSRATDYGPEDVCERSSSEETLNNVGDAETPGAVSPNLLLDGQLAAAAAAAAPPPTAANGGAMPKSTAVPQVAAVQVPSAAAGGSSAQISAPGTMPQTTAAACSSRFRVIKLDHGTGEPYRRGRWTCMEYYDRDSDSSGVLARTGDCIRHSSTFEQAAQERDSGLGATGGSMVMSAVPASAQGPESLADSSLTAVSQLLQAEKMNQPSLQQPNFVIGQQQQLQQPIGGAIPQSTAQPMYSGATVTSQQTVVLPQQTQSQVNAQSVVQGGPNGKGMPPPNVTVAQQTMPMSQQQVQQANVPVTQPQQFAYPQPQIPPVHLLPTQASGQTEYMQHMTVMQSQGTIQQATTSSVPSTGASSLPVGQVAGQNPSPVGAPMMGVSPQPSEAVGQGSGLMQSGQTPPSQTVIPQPGGVVQQSIGHTGVVQQKSMTPHQMGGSSQVSGMPSAPHAIVSGVPNVPAVVPGTSVPSVSTTSVTMPNVPVSLVQSQLTSHTSVSRSTSVVQQHVGLSLMQGTTNVLTNLPQSNLGQFQSQTQPLVGQIDDTRRKSEPLPQPPLSLIAESKPLVKPPIPDTLTNPLHLPATTPMNSLASSVFGISIPVDGDEDSKTL